From the genome of Anas acuta chromosome 29, bAnaAcu1.1, whole genome shotgun sequence:
TTCGCTCCGTGTCCCGCGCGGGGGCTGCGCCATCATCTGCCGGCAGACTGCGACTGTGGGGCCATGATGACGTGGGGCTGCAGCGGCACGGCCAGTTCTGTCCTTTGGCTCGCCATCTGCGTGAGCACCGAGGTGGCCACGGCTTCGGCCGCCGAGCGGACGCTGAGCCCGTTGGGGGAGGCGGTGACGGAGCTGTGCTGGATGACGGGAGCCGGGGAGCCGGTGGGCTCCGAGCTCTCCTTCGGGCTTTCTGCTcgaggaaaagggaggggggggaaaggagaaaaaaaaaaaaaaagtggttagAGAGAGGCTCTGAGTGCTGCTCCTGGTGGTAAGGGAGAGGTGATGGGATGGGAggctgctgatgctgctgggggggcagaAATTGGTTGGGTTTTACTTAATGCTCCCCTTTTTTAGCCAAATCAGCCCGGAATAGAGGGGCCGATCCCTCCAGGAACCACGGCTCCCCCCACCAAAGCGGGCGCCCCTTGAGGCTGAGCCAGAGCAGCTGTTTGGCAAAAGCGAGTGAGGCctggaaataaaactgattaGTGGGGCCCTAACGACCCGGCGGGACCCAGCCCTCGGAgaaccccccccaaacctcccaaTATTCACGCCAGGAAGGCGTAAAGTGCCGGCTTCGCCCCGAGGATGGCAGAGCCAGCGTAACCTTCCTGGTAATAAATCCCTTCCCTCGTTATAACCAATGAACTCTCCTACATCTTGTTTCCTGGCGTGGTGCTTGGTTCAAGGCCATTTAGCCCGGAGACGGAACGGTTCCTTCGGCGTCCTCACCATCTGTTGGGTGAGCGCTCAGGACCGCGCGCAAATGGAAACCCTTCTGCAAAGGCACtccagcagggttttttttgccCGTTTTTTTACACAAATCACCTGGCCTGCTCGTTATTGTGCTCTAGAACATTAAAATCAATTAGAGGCCGTCACAAACTGTTGGCTTGCTCCATTTCTTCCGGGGCGTTGCAGCAGGGACGGGAGGCAAACAAAGGCAGAGACCTTCCCCCGCGCCCCTTTCGGAGCTTTCCGAAATTTTGGATCCTCTCCCACCACCAGCCCCCCGCGCCCAGGCAGGGCTCCTACGGCGGAGGATAATTTGTGACCTATCAAATGCCAAGGCGAGAGCAATCAGACCTCTCCTCTTTGGGGGGATACACTCATTATCTGCAGATGTCAGGAGGAAATTCCCTCCTGTGCACTTGGCGAGATGAATTACGGGGAAGACGCGGTCACCTTCCTTTAACAGAGCAGAATAATGGCAGCAGCCGGGATACTTCTTCCACGTCGAGAGGGTAAAACCCCCAGGACGCCAGAAAATCAGAGGAGAGGTTTGCAGCCTTCCTGGGCACGGGCAAACATAGCCAAGGGCTCAGCTTTCCACCAGGTGCGTGGATATCGCgcccctttccccttttcccttccctcctgaaACCTTGGCGTGGCCTCTGCTGGCACACCGAGGGATGCGGCTCAGCGCAGCAGATCCGAAAACTGGCTTGGCGGTGAGAGAGAAGGTCGAGCGGAGCAATATACTAGTTTGGCATCCCCAAAAGGAGATTTACAAGGTATTACGAATAAAACAACCCGACTGTACATGAGGCAGCTGTAATTCCATCGAGGGAATCTGGCATTTCGGTTTGAGGAGCTGCTTAGTCACAAATctcaataataaaaaaggcagctgggggggggggagagcgtGGGGAGGGCGGCGtgaattttgtgtttattattCAGCTGCGTGGTGAATTCCTATTATTGGAGCAGCCAGGAATAATAATGGGAACTGTAAACTTTGGAagttaacaggaaaaaatcccGTCGCCTCTCTCTCTTAAGCAGGGAGGATGCTGCctgaaatctttgtttttttgggttttttccccttttctccctgCCTCTTGTCCCCTTTATCCAGGCAACGCCTGGGGACTCCAGCATCTTCCAGAGGCTCTGCACGAACGCCACGGCGCGGAGCTGTTATTGCAGAGATGAGAGGAGAGGCACGACGAAGCCAGACGTAACGTTTAGCTCCGGGGTTGATTATAATGAAATaggcagcataaaaaaaaataatgaaagaaaaaaaaaagataaaaagaggCCTTCTAACTTCCAAAGCCAATTTGATGTGAATTGCAGAGCACGAGATACAGAGCCCCATGATGTCATTTAGAGTCTGGCCTTTCCTGACTCTGGCTTTGCTCGCGGAGCAGCAGGACTTGGTAACTTCAAAGAGAATTCGAGCGCCGGGCACGCCGCCTGCCAGAGATGCTGGCCCGTGCGCCGGGGAGGAGCGGAGCCGTGGGTCTCTGTCAAATGCTCCACGCTGAGGGAGATGCactgcctccctcccccagtGCTTTCACCCCTGGGCTGCAAGATCTCGGGTTAAAATGATGATttgcagctccctccccagcaggacCCTTCCCGGTACGGATGCTCcgagcaggaggcagaggagcagggaggtgatggagcaGAGGCTGAGATAAAGGCTCCCTTCCTGAATGCCTTAAGCAGGTTTCTGGTGGTTTGACCTACTTCAGGGGCAGCAGGGACCGGCAGAAGCCAGCACTCACCGAGATAGccctgtgttttcttctgtagtGCAGTGACGGGGCAGTCCTTGtgagccagcaggagctgcttcaGCTGAGCAACTTCGTTCCTCAGTAGCGTGACTTCGTTCTGCGAGGGAAACACAAGCACGGGGGGGTCTGCATCgctcacagccctgccagcagcctccagcaccagcaggacGATAATTCAGGTGCCCTGCAAGCTTACGGCTTGTTACTGCTTTGAGATGCCCGAGAATTCATGCTGACCAGCAGGAGAGCCCCTCAAGGTGTCCACCACCAAACCCTGGGCACATTTTTGCCCGAGCCCTCTTGGTAATGCCAACAGCTCGAGTCCAGCAcgctgctggggatggggagagatgGACATagctcagagctgagcagatGCTGAGCAGCTTGGGGCCATCCCTGTCCCTCTGGACACGACCACATCGGGGCCATGCCAGGCTCTGGGGAACAGCAGAGCTCCTCCAAGCCCTCAGCGCCTCCCTGAGCTGTTTCGTCCCACAGGTGAAGGTGTTGGACCCTTACCACGCCGTGTTTTATAGGTGAGGGATGGTGGCACAGAGGGAATAACTCACCCGGAGCCCCAGCGATCTGCAGCAGTGCTTGGTGCTCTGGCTTTGCTAACCACAGAgccaccctccctccccagaGCCTCCCTGCTGCCAAGGAGAGCAGTTAACTGTTACCCAGCCCGCTCTGCAGTCCTCTCTGCAACTCCAAGATAACTTTTCCTGAGTCCCCGAGCCTTTCAGACTGATTTTGTGCCATGAAAACAGGTCCGCTTCCCTAGGAGCTTTGTGCAGCACATTATTCCCCTATTGAAATGTTTGGACAAACAGCTGAAACTCAGGCAATTGTGTTTCCAAGTTGCCCAAGGAAACAGTTTCTATAATTATCTtgggaagagaataaaaataccaTGATCAGTGCTATTGAAAAAAATCCCGCTGCATGAGTCACCAGCAaccaggggaagaaaaagcccCGAGTGGACACGAGTTCCATTTTTTGCAGACCAATCCTTGGCCAATGCTGAGTGCATTAACAAGGGGGCTAATTGCAAGTGAAATTACGTTCAGCTGCCCGTGTTTGCAGATTTGCTGCATTTCTGCTCGGCAGGCAGGGGGTGCAGCCAGAAAACCCCAAGTTCTCCCTAAAAATCAGCCCGGCTGCAGCTGCTAAGCCCTCTCCTCGCCCCTCTGCTGGGTCTGACGTGCAGGGAAGGGAACTGGGGCTGCTTCTGGTgcccctgtgccagcagagAGCTCTTCCTCGCGCAGGAGAGGCCTCAGCTCTGTAAATACAGCTGCTTCCTGAGGCCTCCAGCTCCCCTCCCGAGGCTGGCACCGCTCCTCGTGCTGCAGCACTGACGGGGCGAAGAGGCAGAGCCCTTGAAAGGGGcacagggggagaaaaaagagcaCTGAAGGGCTCctccctggctgctgggagTGAAATGGCTCAGAGGCAGCAATCCTGCTCCGGAGAGCAGCATCCAAACACCTTTTGGCTCCGTGGCACGGGGAAGACGTCCCCTCCGGAGCCACCGTCCCAGCGCCGCCGGGCTGGCGAGCGGCTGCGCTCAGCCTCCCCGGTTACATACTCACGCTCAGCTGGATGTTCTGGGTCGTGAGCTCCTCGGCTTTCTTCTCCAAGGAAGACACCCAGAGCTTGCGTTTCTGCCTGCAGCGGGACGCGGCAGCGCGGTTGCGCTCCAGGAACCGCTGCCGGCGCTCGTCAGGGTCTTCGTCCACCGTGCGCCTCCGCCGCCCGCCGGTGCTGGGCGTGGGCTGGGCAGGGGAAACCTGGAGATGGGGGCGAGGGGAGAGAGATGCTGAGAGGAAGCTCTGAGGCAGGCTGGTGGATAACACAGCCCGGTGTAACCCGCTTGTTTCCACCAGGTTTGGTAAAGAGGTCGGatcctgcagctggagcacaaAGGGGTTTGCTTTCGCACACCACGGGGggaccacgggcagccccggCTGCAAGGGGGGAGCTGAACTCTGTAAGCTTAAGGTGTGAATCCACCTGAACTCCCTGAGATCCCAAAAATGTGTGGACATCAGGGGAATGAGTTAAATGCCAAGCTCCTTCGTGGAGATGCTGATGGCACGCAGCCGAGAGCAGAAGCTTCCTCCCCGCAACGCCGAGGAGCTGATGCGGTCAGTGACCACGGGCAGAGCAAAAGGCACAGCCTTCCTCCTCATCTCACTTCAGAGACTCGAAAAGGAACTTGGTGTGACTGGGGAGGTGcctgcacagccagctcctgctcgCCAGCCGGCGGAGGGCGActtccagctgcagggctgggagcgcACGGCCCCGCTCTGACGCACGGTCTCCGTTCGGGCTCGGTTCCGAGCGGgcaatttgctttaaaaattcatttgggTTGAATTTTCCCTGAACGTCTTCAGCTCCACAAGCTCTCGGAGGCAAGTGGCTGAAAAGATTCCGCCGCGCCGCACAATTCCCCCGTTTTATTTCGggagaacaaaggaaaaggcGGCGAGGGCAGAGGGTCCTGCGGGCACAGCCTCGGCAGCGCTTCTGCAAGGGCTCTGTAATTACACCGCCACCGTCGGGGAGTGCAGTTACACTTCGGTACTCGCTGTCAGGCAGCATATGGATATTAAACTTTTGGAAGCCTATCTAACTGACAGAGCAGGTGGCGATCCTGATGGAAGGCTGGCATTTGGCGAGCTGGCAGGAGCCGGTGCAGTTGATTGCCTAAGAGGGGAGCATTTAACCCTAGTAATTGAGCGGGGAGAAGAGAGCAAAATATTCTTTCGGAACTCCAGACCTTGTCACGCAAATTAACGCGTTGCTGAAGTTTTCTGCCTGGTGCTGTTTGAGAGCATTAGTGTTGAAGcggcagtgaaaaaaaaaacaaggtttttAACCCATTCTGCAAGCCAGGTTTTCCTCCTCGTTCCCTGAAGCCCAGAACCCCCCAGCACGCcggctgagcagcagcagacctgtggctgagctggggagggggcgtcGGGGTGCTGGACAAGGATCTGACTCTGCTCCGGGCGCGCGGTCACCATCGTGCTGGCTGAGCCCACCACCAGGTTGCTGCCGTTGAGTGAGGAAGACGCCGTCAAGCTGGCCTTCAGCctctggagaaggagaaaaacgGGACATCAGCGGGGGTGATCCGTGTGCCGTGAAGGTTTTATCCCGCTCCAAATCCCAAATGAGAGCCAGCCCCaaaggcaggctgcagggctcgGCTCAGGCCTGAGCAGGCAGGTGCCTGAATCCCAAAattgctcctgcagctggcaaGATTTTAAACTCCCAGCTCTGCCCGTGAACCCTGGAGACACCCAAAGCAGGGCGGGGAGGGAGCAGCGACAACGTGGGGCGCACCGGGAACGGGAGAGCAAGCACTGCCCTAGGAGGCAGCTCTGCAAATGCCCCCACCCCGTCTCAGACCCAAAACCGTGGGGTTTCGTTGCTCTTTGCTCTGAAATTTAGGTTTGCTTCCTCCCGAGTTCGAGCTGTGGAAGAGCCAGCAGTgggaatttttttaattttttttttttaaattttaaggaGTCGACACAAAACCCATTACCGGGATCCTTGGATCGCAGCATCTCTCCTCTTGGCTCTGCGTCCTTCGAGCCCACCTCCAGCCCATCTGTTCCCTTGGATCTGGGAAGCGCCAGCTTTACAAAACAGCCGCGTTTAGGACGGGGCTGAGGTTTGTCTCCACAATAGCGTGttgcctgctctgcctgccagaGCCGCAGCGCTGATTAGTCTAATATTCCTGCTGGCATTTCCAACACCTGCTCTCGGTGCGAGGCAGCGCTCCGGCGGCTGCACGGGGCTTCgggcaagcagcagctcttcagaaaaGCCACAGGGAAAAAGCCTCCAGACACCTTtttctggaggagctggagatgtTCGAGGGACGTCGACGTGACGCCCTCCTCGGTGTGTTTTTGGACACTTACCATTTTGGCTTCCGAGTGCACGGGGAGGCCCGAGGGCGAGATGGAGCCGCTGCTGTTGATGGGGGGCCCAGGAATACCGGGAATGTTGGGCACCATGGCCATGGGCCGAGCCAGCTGTCGGGGAGGGAGCAACACGCGGGCGTGAGAAAGCTGCGGCGCCGCTTTCGGTGGCGAGCTCCGTGAGGTGGCTGTGTAATAACTCCCCATTTATAAAGCTTGACGCACGTTCAGCACTTAACTGCTGCCATCCGTTACTTCTGCTGTCACCGAAGGCCACCAGCCACCCCTTCGGTGGCCACGCCGGCTGCTGAAGAATTGCCCAGCCACACCAGCCCGGCGCTCGGGACAGGGAGAAGGGTGGGTGGCACGAAGCgtcccccctttccctccttGGAAGGTTTTTCCCCACCAGAAAACGAGCGCAgatggagagggagggaaggagaacccctctgcttctctgcccagctctgctgcagaactgcAGCAACACCAGGGGTAAAAGCATCCCCTTTTCCTGagcagggttaaaaaaaaaccaccaggGTTTGCATTTGCGCTCACAAGCTGCCCAGGTACGCTGCTGCAAAGCTCTACAAACACAAGCCTTGTTCCCAGCGAGCAGGGAGGTGTGAAGATGTTTCCGTGCCCCCGAGCTGCCTGTGCATCTGCCTCTTTTGACGTCAACGTCGCCGTTACCTGAGGCTGAGGGTTTGGGCCATGACTCACTCCGAAGCCAAAAGCCGTGCCCAGCAGGACGGGCAGGATTCACGCGAGCTGCCTGGCAGGGAGCTGAAACGCTCCGAAGCCCGAGCAGCCACCCACCGGGCAAATCTGCTCATGAATTTTGGACCACAGCAAATTCTCCGTGCGCAAAAAAAGCACAACCCGCAAGGCTCATATTCCAACAGCACTTTAGCACGGTGGCGGGGCCGGGGTGGCTTTCCTGGCCTGCAAAGACCAACATGTTCCCTGCAAGCTCGAATGGTTTCAATCGAGGCACGCTGTTCCAAATGGAGGCAGCTAATCAGGGATCctacagctcccagccctggatCAATGGCACGAGCCATCTGTCTGGGCAcggctttgtttttttccagacttaTTGCCCTCTAGTGTGATCGACACGTTATTACCACCTTGCcagagctgccccccccctcctaCTCCTCCTCTTCAAGTCTTATCTTGCACAGAGGGGGAGAAACGTTTTCATTTTTTGCCAAATGGATCTGTCCGCACGTATTTGGCAGGGGGAAAAACTCCGTCCCCTCCTCTGCCTCGCGGAGCTGTGCTGGAAGCGTCCCTTACCGATATCACAGAAGGCATCTGCACAGGAGGGCCCGGGAGGACAGGCATGGTCTGCCCGTTCGGAAGCTGCACGACGAGCGGAAGGGAACCCGTGGGCGACCTGGGGAGACAATTCGAGCTCTCGTGGATTATTTCAAGCTTTTATTTCATCATTACACCACCCCGGCAGCCCCACGAGCTCAGGGGCAGAAGCACAAATTCTGGTCAGCGAATTTGGGCTGATTCTCCCGTTCCTGCTCAGTCCTTGGCCAACCAAAACCCCACGGCTGGCAAAGCCCAGAGGTGTGCTGCCCAcctgaaggcagagaaaaacacatccagatgctgctgcctggggctggggctctcCAAAGCTGCTGCATCccctccctggggagcccgaAGCGCTCCAGCACGCAGAGGGGtgggctgggcagcagcccctgcctcctgctcgcTTCTCAGCCCCTGAGCCACATCTGCTGGGCTCCCACGGCAGGGCTGAGCTCCCCGTTAACGCTTCTGACCCTGACAGCTCAGGAGAAAACCTCCTCGAGATCGCTCTGCAGCGAGAGGTGATGGTTGTGCGTGCGCTGACAACGAGGCGCCCGGCTCCCTGCCtccaccccagggtgctgccaaCCCCACCGAGCCCCCAGACCCAGCCTGCCCCTaggaaaaggggaggaaaaaccAGAGCTGCTCCggctctggctgctggggaagaggaaggaaa
Proteins encoded in this window:
- the LOC137846061 gene encoding cyclic AMP-dependent transcription factor ATF-7 isoform X5, which translates into the protein MGDDRPFVCNAPGCGQRFTNEDHLAVHKHKHEMTLKFGPARTDSVIIADQTPTPTRFLKNCEEVGLFNELASSFEHEFKKAAEDDEKKSAGALDMSLPSTPDIKIKEEEPVEVDSSPPDSPASNPPSPQSKEKEITSKPVIVSTPTPTIVRPGSLPLHLGYDPLHPTLPSPTSVITQAPPSNRQLGSPTGSLPLVVQLPNGQTMPVLPGPPVQMPSVISLARPMAMVPNIPGIPGPPINSSGSISPSGLPVHSEAKMRLKASLTASSSLNGSNLVVGSASTMVTARPEQSQILVQHPDAPSPAQPQVSPAQPTPSTGGRRRRTVDEDPDERRQRFLERNRAAASRCRQKRKLWVSSLEKKAEELTTQNIQLSNEVTLLRNEVAQLKQLLLAHKDCPVTALQKKTQGYLESPKESSEPTGSPAPVIQHSSVTASPNGLSVRSAAEAVATSVLTQMASQRTELAVPLQPHVIMAPQSQSAGR
- the LOC137846061 gene encoding cyclic AMP-dependent transcription factor ATF-7 isoform X1, encoding MGFSTHGSPLLEASSPSTARPCAPPRRFTNEDHLAVHKHKHEMTLKFGPARTDSVIIADQTPTPTRFLKNCEEVGLFNELASSFEHEFKKAAEDDEKKSAGALDMSLPSTPDIKIKEEEPVEVDSSPPDSPASNPPSPQSKEKEITSKPVIVSTPTPTIVRPGSLPLHLGYDPLHPTLPSPTSVITQAPPSNRQLGSPTGSLPLVVQLPNGQTMPVLPGPPVQMPSVISLARPMAMVPNIPGIPGPPINSSGSISPSGLPVHSEAKMRLKASLTASSSLNGSNLVVGSASTMVTARPEQSQILVQHPDAPSPAQPQVSPAQPTPSTGGRRRRTVDEDPDERRQRFLERNRAAASRCRQKRKLWVSSLEKKAEELTTQNIQLSVKRSHATEERSCSAEAAPAGSQGLPRHCTTEENTGLSRKPEGELGAHRLPGSRHPAQLRHRLPQRAQRPLGGRSRGHLGAHADGEPKDRTGRAAAAPRHHGPTVAVCRQMMAQPPRGTRSEAKRGLCPSPSPRAVGTEMDFFFFPLFFFLKKSELRAAIWRF
- the LOC137846061 gene encoding cyclic AMP-dependent transcription factor ATF-7 isoform X4; the protein is MGFSTHGSPLLEASSPSTARPCAPPRRFTNEDHLAVHKHKHEMTLKFGPARTDSVIIADQTPTPTRFLKNCEEVGLFNELASSFEHEFKKAAEDDEKKSAGALDMSLPSTPDIKIKEEEPVEVDSSPPDSPASNPPSPQSKEKEITSKPVIVSTPTPTIVRPGSLPLHLGYDPLHPTLPSPTSVITQAPPSNRQLGSPTGSLPLVVQLPNGQTMPVLPGPPVQMPSVISLARPMAMVPNIPGIPGPPINSSGSISPSGLPVHSEAKMRLKASLTASSSLNGSNLVVGSASTMVTARPEQSQILVQHPDAPSPAQPQVSPAQPTPSTGGRRRRTVDEDPDERRQRFLERNRAAASRCRQKRKLWVSSLEKKAEELTTQNIQLSNEVTLLRNEVAQLKQLLLAHKDCPVTALQKKTQGYLESPKESSEPTGSPAPVIQHSSVTASPNGLSVRSAAEAVATSVLTQMASQRTELAVPLQPHVIMAPQSQSAGR
- the LOC137846061 gene encoding cyclic AMP-dependent transcription factor ATF-7 isoform X3 → MVPFFPFYLLCLRFTNEDHLAVHKHKHEMTLKFGPARTDSVIIADQTPTPTRFLKNCEEVGLFNELASSFEHEFKKAAEDDEKKSAGALDMSLPSTPDIKIKEEEPVEVDSSPPDSPASNPPSPQSKEKEITSKPVIVSTPTPTIVRPGSLPLHLGYDPLHPTLPSPTSVITQAPPSNRQLGSPTGSLPLVVQLPNGQTMPVLPGPPVQMPSVISLARPMAMVPNIPGIPGPPINSSGSISPSGLPVHSEAKMRLKASLTASSSLNGSNLVVGSASTMVTARPEQSQILVQHPDAPSPAQPQVSPAQPTPSTGGRRRRTVDEDPDERRQRFLERNRAAASRCRQKRKLWVSSLEKKAEELTTQNIQLSVKRSHATEERSCSAEAAPAGSQGLPRHCTTEENTGLSRKPEGELGAHRLPGSRHPAQLRHRLPQRAQRPLGGRSRGHLGAHADGEPKDRTGRAAAAPRHHGPTVAVCRQMMAQPPRGTRSEAKRGLCPSPSPRAVGTEMDFFFFPLFFFLKKSELRAAIWRF
- the LOC137846061 gene encoding cyclic AMP-dependent transcription factor ATF-7 isoform X2; protein product: MGDDRPFVCNAPGCGQRFTNEDHLAVHKHKHEMTLKFGPARTDSVIIADQTPTPTRFLKNCEEVGLFNELASSFEHEFKKAAEDDEKKSAGALDMSLPSTPDIKIKEEEPVEVDSSPPDSPASNPPSPQSKEKEITSKPVIVSTPTPTIVRPGSLPLHLGYDPLHPTLPSPTSVITQAPPSNRQLGSPTGSLPLVVQLPNGQTMPVLPGPPVQMPSVISLARPMAMVPNIPGIPGPPINSSGSISPSGLPVHSEAKMRLKASLTASSSLNGSNLVVGSASTMVTARPEQSQILVQHPDAPSPAQPQVSPAQPTPSTGGRRRRTVDEDPDERRQRFLERNRAAASRCRQKRKLWVSSLEKKAEELTTQNIQLSVKRSHATEERSCSAEAAPAGSQGLPRHCTTEENTGLSRKPEGELGAHRLPGSRHPAQLRHRLPQRAQRPLGGRSRGHLGAHADGEPKDRTGRAAAAPRHHGPTVAVCRQMMAQPPRGTRSEAKRGLCPSPSPRAVGTEMDFFFFPLFFFLKKSELRAAIWRF